From Rutidosis leptorrhynchoides isolate AG116_Rl617_1_P2 chromosome 3, CSIRO_AGI_Rlap_v1, whole genome shotgun sequence, a single genomic window includes:
- the LOC139897281 gene encoding plasmodesmata-located protein 8-like, with protein sequence MFKFHKLSSNIFLFLTFFNYLVKSHVFLYYGCSTEKFQPNTPYETNLKSLLPLFVSSSSESLYNSFVVGNNTNAALDSVIYGLYQCRGDLRSQECTNCIENAVSQVGLACPYSYSTSLQLDECLVRFENFDFLGKVDTSLRFKKCSTSVSHDVQTLKRRDEVLVELGDVDQGFRVSSSGLVQGFSQCLGDLDATECGSCLEEAISKLKSVCGASEAGEVFLAQCYMRYWVSGYYDSPSKSSGDDNVGRTIAIVVGVIGGVAAFIVLISLCRKS encoded by the exons atgttcaaatttcacaaactcTCTTCAAACATTTTCTTGTTCTTGACTTTCTTCAATTACTTAGTTAAATCCCATGTCTTCCTCTACTATGGATGCTCTACCGAAAAATTCCAACCAAACACTCCTTACGAAACCAACCTCAAATCTCTACTACCCTTATTCGTTTCTTCATCATCCGAATCTTTATACAATAGTTTTGTCGTTGGAAACAATACAAACGCCGCTTTAGATTCTGTCATATATGGTTTATACCAATGTCGAGGTGATTTAAGGTCACAAGAATGTACAAACTGCATTGAAAACGCGGTTTCTCAAGTAGGGTTAGCTTGTCCTTATTCATATAGTACTAGTTTGCAATTAGATGAGTGTTTGGTAAGGTTTGAGAATTTTGATTTTTTGGGTAAGGTGGATACTAGTTTAAGGTTCAAGAAGTGTAGCACAAGTGTCAGCCATGATGTGCAAACTCTTAAACGTCGTGATGAGGTGTTGGTTGAGTTGGGTGACGTTGATCAAGGGTTTAGAGTTAGTAGCTCGGGGTTGGTTCAAGGGTTTTCGCAATGTTTAGGTGATTTGGATGCAACCGAATGTGGTTCTTGTCTTGAAGAGGCGATTTCAAAGTTAAAAAGCGTATGTGGAGCATCGGAGGCCGGGGAGGTGTTCTTGGCGCAATGTTACATGCGATATTGGGTCTCGGGTTACTATGATTCGCCTTCAA AGTCATCCGGAGACGACAACGTAGGGCGAACCATAGCCATAGTTGTTGGCGTCATTGGTGGTGTTGCAGCGTTCATCGTTCTGATTTCTTTATGCAGAAAATCTTGA